The genomic interval AGATATATTGACAACAACTTAGAACGTTTCGCCAAAGTTGTTTAATTTTTCTTCATAAGAATATCGAGGAATGAATAAGACAGAACAGGAGCTAAGAAAGAAGAGCCCCGTACAGATAAAGAACAAGAAAGCGGCTTTCGAATACTTCTTTATTGAGGAGTTTACTGCAGGCATTGTACTCACAGGCACCGAGATAAAGAGTATACGCTTGGGAAAAGCGAGTCTCGTTGACACATACTGCACTATAATCAACAATGAGCTATGGGTGAAAGGCATGTCTGTAAGTCCATATTTCTATGGCTCATACAACAACCATGAGATGAAACGCGATCGCAAGCTACTGCTTACGCGACGCGAGATTCAACGATTGGCGAGCGCCACAAAGCAGACTGGCTACACAATAGTTCCAACACTCGTCTTTATAGACCAGAACGGACGTGCGAAGATGGATCTCGCGCTCTGCAAAGGTAAGAAAGCGTTCGATAAGCGACAGACCCTGAAAGAGAAAGAAGACCGCAGGGAGATGGATCGCGCAATGAAAAACTATTGAGTTGAGAGACAATAGTGATGAAAAGATTGTTTGAAATAATCAAAGAGAGAGTCCTGATTCTTGATGGTGCCATGGGCACTGTCATCCAAGAGTACGGACTTAACGAAAGTGATTTTAGGGCAGAACGGTTCATTGACACTGTCGGCACCATGAAGGGCAACAACGATATTCTTTGCCTTACACGTCCAGACATAATCAGCGACATCCACGAACGCTATCTCAAGGCAGGAGCCAATATCATAACGACAAACACGTTCAATGCTCAGCGCATTTCACAAGGCGACTACCACATGGAGTCCTTTGCGCGAGAGATGAACCTCGAGGGTGCACGTCTGGCACGCAAAGCTGCCGACAAGTATTCTACTGATGAACAGTCGCGCTTTGTAGCAGGTTCCGTAGGTCCAACGAACAAGACATGTTCAATGTCGCCTGATGTTAGCGACCCAGCCGCACGCGAGCTTACCTACGACGAGCTCTTTGAGGCATATACCGAACAGATGGAAGCTCTCATCGAGGGCGGCGTTGATACCCTGTTAATAGAAACAATCTTTGATTCGCTTAACGCAAAAGTAGCCATCGACGCGGCCATGCAGGCAATGAAACACATGGGACGGGAATTGCCCATAATGCTCAGCGTTACCGTTAGCGACCTCGCAGGCAGAACGCTTAGCGGACAGACCCTCGACGCATTCCTCGCGTCTGTTGACTCCTACCCCATTTTCTCCATTGGTCTCAACTGTTCTTTTGGTGCACAGCAAATGAAGCCGTTCCTAAAAGAGTTGGCTCAACGCGCTCCCTATTACATCAGTGCATATCCTAACGCCGGACTTCCAAACTCAATGGGACTCTATGACGAGACGCCAGAGACAATGGCACCTCAGATAGGTGAGTTCATCGATGAAGGATTGGTAAACATCGTAGGCGGTTGCTGCGGCACAACACCTGCTTTCATAAAGCGATATGTTCCATTGACTATAGGCAAACAGCCTCACAAGCCAGCCCCCATCCCCCAGAATCTCTGGCTAAGTGGCCTCGACATGCTTGAACTGACCTCAGACATACTGTTTGTCAACGTTGGCGAGCGCTGCAACGTGGCAGGCTCACGCAAGTTCCTACGCCTCATCAAAGAGAAGAAATACGACGAAGCCATTTCCATTGCCCGCAACCAAACAAGCGACGGTGCCCTTGTCATTGACATAAATATGGACGACGGTATGCTCAACGCTCGCGAGGAGATGGTTACGTTCCTGAACATGATTGCCGGTGAACCTGACATTGCAAAGGTACCATTCATGCTTGACTCCAGCGACTGGCAGGTGATAGTCAGCGGACTGAAATGTGTGCAGGGAAAATGTATCGTTAACAGCATCTCACTGAAAGAAGGCGAGGAGGTGTTTAAGAGCCATGCCCGTGATGTCATGCGCTATGGTGCGGCAGTCGTTGTGATGTGCTTCGACGAAGAGGGACAAGCCACTACCTACGAACGTCGCATAGCGATAGCCGAGCGTGCGTATCACATTCTAACCCAGCAAGTTGGAATGAATCCACAAAACATTATCTTCGACCCAAACATCCTCGCCATTGCCACAGGCATGGAAGAGCACGACAGCTATGCTCTCGACTTCATCAGAGCCACGAAATGGATACGCGAGAACCTGCCAGGGGCACACGTTAGTGGAGGTGTCAGCAACCTCTCATTCTCGTTCCGAGGCAACAACTACATTCGTGAAGCCATGCATGCCGTATTTCTTTATCACGCCATCCAAGCCGGCATGGATTTCGGCATCGTGAATCCAGCAACAAAGATTCAATATGCCGACATTCCACAAGAGGAACTTGACATAATCGAGGATGTTGTGCTCAACAGAAAGAAAGGAGCAGCCGAGAGGCTGATAAATCTTGCAGCCCAGCTCAATGCCGCCGAAGCAGCCTCTAAGGGTTCATCATCAGACAACAATTCCGGCATAGCCACCTCTGGAGCAGAGGATAAATCTTCCGTAGAGAAGGCTCCCCTCTCCGAGCGTCTTTCCCAAGCCCTCATCCGCGGCATAGGCGACAATCTTGAAGCCGACCTCAACGAAGCATTAAAGGAATATCCGCGTGCTGTTGACATTATCGAAGGGCCTCTCATGGCAGGCATGAACGAAGTAGGCAAGCGTTTCGGAGAAGGAAAGATGTTTCTGCCACAAGTGGTGAAGACCGCTCGAACTATGAAGCAGGCAGTAGCAATACTACAGCCACACATAGAAGCTCAGCAGACAAGCGGAACGAAGAAGGCCGGTAAGGTGTTGCTTGCTACTGTTAAAGGCGATGTCCACGACATAGGCAAGAACATTGTTGCAGTGGTTATGGCATGCAACAACTATGAAGTCATAGACATGGGAGTCATGGTGCCTGCCGAGCAGATAGTGAAGAAAGCATTAGAAGAGAAGGTTGACATAATAGGTTTGTCAGGCCTCATCACTCCAAGCCTCGAAGAGATGGTCAACGTAGCTCGTGAGCTGCAGCATGCAGGAATCAGCATTCCCATCATGATTGGAGGTGCAACGACAAGCGAACTGCATGTGGCACTGAAGATTGCACCTGTCTATGGAGGTCCCGTCATTTGGATGAAAGACGCGTCTCAGAACCCTATCGTTGCTGCACGTCTGATGTCTGACGAGAAAGCCATAGAACAAGAGATGAACGACACTTATGAGCATCTGCGCCAAGAGTATGACAGCCAGCAACAAGAGCTGACATCACTCGAAGAGGCTCGAAAAAAGAAACCGAACCTATGGGAATAAAAATAACGATAAAGTGAAGTGGAAGGTAATATGAGCGACAACAAGATAAAGACAGTAATGTTCGACTTGGGAGGAGTAATTATGACACTCAGCCCTGAACAGGCAGTAAGACGCTTCAAGGAATTAGGACTGGAAGATGCCGAACGGCAGCTCGACTCCTATTGCCAAAGTGGTATCTTTGGCGATTTGGAGTGTGGAAAAATCAGCGCAGAGACATTCCGACAGGAGCTGAGCAAGATGATCGGCCGAGAGGTAAGCCACGAAGAATGTCGCCACGCATGGCTTGGATATATGAATGAACTACCAGAACGCAACCTATTATTTCTCAAGCAATTAAGAAATATGGGCTATCGTGTATTACTTCTCTCAAACACCAATCCATTCATGATGTCGTGGGTAAACACCACGCAGCTGCCTGAACTCATGGACAAGTTCTATCTCAGCTACGAGATGAAGATGATGAAGCCCAATGAACAGGTGTTCCGACATGTACTCATGGAAGAGAAATCTTTCCCTCATGAGATACTCTTCGTTGACGACGGACCGCGAAACGTGGCAGCAGCAAGCCAGCTTGGCATGAGAACGCTCTGTCCTGAAAACGGCGAAGACTGGACTAATGACGTATTAAGACTACTAAACGAAGAATAGCAAACAATCAAACGAAATGAACTACAGAATAGCTTTACTTTCAATTGTCATGAGTTTCATTGTGCTTTTCGGAGCACAGGCACAAAAGAAGCGCGACATGCGAGGAGCATGGATCCAGTGTGTCAACGGACAGTTTGAGCGCATGGGTACAGAGAAGATGCAGCAGACACTGACATATCAGCTTGACGAGTTGCAGAAGACCGGTGTAAACACTATTATTTTCCAAGTACGTCCTGAATGCGATGCCCTCTACGAGAGCGACATTGAGCCGTGGAGCCGTTTCCTCACTGGCGTTCAAGGTAAGGCGCCCTCACCATACTGGGACCCTCTGAAGTGGATGATTGAGCAGTGCCACAAGCGCGACATGGAGCTTCACGCATGGATAAACCCCTATCGTGCAAAGACGAAGGGTACATCGGTACTTGCGCCAAACCACATCGCAAGCAAGCATCCCGAATTATGCTTTAATTATGACGGGCTGACTATTCTCAATCCAGGAATAGCCGAGAACAGAGACTTTATCTGCGACGTTGTTCGAGACATTGTGAACCGCTACGACATTGACGGACTCCACATCGACGATTATTTCTACCCCTACCCTGTTGCCGGACTTGACATACCCGATGACAAACAGTATGCCGCCAATAGCAACGGTATCAGCGACCGTGGTGACTGGCGTCGTCATAATGTAAGCCTCTTCATAAAGCAACTTTATGAGACCGTCCATGAGATTAAGCCTTGGGTCAAGGTTGGCATATCTCCCTTCGGAATCTACCGCAACAAGAAAAGCTCGCCTATCGGCAGCAATACCAATGGTCTGCAGAACTACGATCAGCTCTATGCCGACATCCTCCTTTGGGTAAACAATGGATGGCTTGACTATTGTGTGCCTCAGATTTATTGGGAGATAGGTAACAAGGCAGCCGACTACGAGACTCTTATACGCTGGTGGAACCAGCATGCCGGCAAACGTCCGCTTATCATTGGCGAAGATGTAGAGCGTACGGTAAAGCATGCCGACCTCCACAATCCCAATACCCATCAACAGGCAGCAAAGTACAAGCTTCACAACGAGCTTCCGAATGTCAACGGAACAGTTCTGTGGTATGCCAAGATGGCTGTTGACAACCCAGGCAGCTACTCTACCATGCTCAGGAAGAAATACTGGGCACATCCTTCGCTGCAGCCAAGCATGACGTTCATTGACAAAACAGCTCCAAAGAAGCCACGCAAGGTGAAAGCCGTATGGACATCCGACGGATACATGCTCTTCTGGACTGCGCCAAAAGGCAAAGGCTGGAAGAACACCGCTACGCAATACGCTGTTTATTGTTTCGAGAAAGGCGAGAAGGTGAACCTTGACAACGCCTCAAAGATTGTTGCCGTAACAAGCAAGACTTTCTTCAAGCTGCCCTACGAGGACGGCAAAAAGAAATATGTATATGTCGTTACGGCCCTGAACAGAATACACAACGAGAGCAAGAGCGTCACAAAGACCATCAAGCTATAACAAAGCAAAAGCCATGAACAGGACAATACTTCTCGACAACGCAAGAGCAGAAATCTTCGAGTTCAACAACAGTACTGACGTAACTGAGTATCACATAATGATACATGCCGATGAAGGTACTTTCCAGCAGCAGCTTGATGCTGTTCTCGATGCATACCGTTATGTGAGAGAACAGGAACTCAGCGGAGCAACGGCAGTCTTCAAGCGCTATTTTCTCAGCGATGCAGCCAATCAAGCCGACGAAGTGCTCATGGCCGATGTCAGTGACTGCGCAAAGAGCATCATAGAACAGGCGCCCCTCGACGGTTCTAAGATTGCCCTTTGGACTTATCTCATGACAAACGTGACGACACGCCAGCTTCCAAGCGGACTCTGTGAGGTGGCTCACGGAGCATTCCGCCACCTGTGGAACGCCAGTGCCCACAACACAGCCATCAATTCTGAATATCAGACACGTTTACTCTTCAACGAATACATCATGCAGCTGGCACAAGAAGGCTGCACGCTTGCTGACAACTGCATCCGCACGTGGCTCTTCGTTAACGATGTTGATGTCAACTACCCGGGAGTGGTAAAGGCCCGCAACACCGTGTTCTACACGCAAGGACTCACCAACGACACCCACTTCATTGCATCTACAGGAATAGGCGGTCGCCAGCAAGACGCTAACGTTCTCACACAGATGGACAACTATGCCATAGCTGGTATAAGCAAAGAACAGATAACCTATCTCTACGCTCCTACTCACCTCAACCGCACCAGCGACTATGGTGTCAGCTTTGAGCGCGGCACACGTATCGACTATGCCGACCGTAGCCACGTGTTCATCTCAGGAACGGCAAGCATCAACAATAAAGGTCAGATTGAGCATCCGAAAGACATTGTGAAGCAGACCCACCGCATGTGGGATAATGTTGAAACGCTGTTGAAGGAAGCCGACTGCGACTACAACGATGTTGGTGTGATGATTGTCTATCTGCGTGACATTGCCGATTACAAGCTTGTCAACAAGCTCTATGAAGAGCGCTTTCCAGATAAGCCACGAGTCATCGTTCATGCGCCAGTATGCCGTTCAGGATGGCTCGTAGAGATGGAATGTATGGCTGTGAAGGCAACGAACGACAAGAAACTGCCAAGTTTCTAACGCTTAACGACGAAGACAATTATTTGTTGCCAGAGCTGTTCCTGACTGGTCTTATCTCCACGACTTCCACACGCTCGTCAACCACTCGGAAGCGCACGTCTTTTCCTGCAAACGGCATGCCATAGACTCTCGTCGGGTCATCATGATATTGAGGGCGAGGGTCAAAGGAGAGCACCTCCTTCAGTCCTTCCATATCTTCTGTGGAGAACTGTTTCTCAATAGCTTCTGGCACAACGACTTCAAGCCGTTTCCACTCCGTCTTATCAACGAAGCCCGATTTCGCTTCAGGGTGACAGTCGGCATAAGCCACATATGGTTTTATGTCATAGATAGGCGTACCATCCATCAAGTCGGCACCTTTCACCCATATCACAGGAGCGTTGGCGCAATCATTGTCAACTCGGCTTATCTCAACTGAGGTAAGCCCAAGCCTGTTCGGACGGAACGGCGAACGTGAAGCGAACACCCCCACCCTCTCGTTTCCTCCCAGACGTGGAGGTCGCACGGTAAGCCCCGAAGATTCATGGCTATTAGCCGAGAACTCCCATATCAGCCATAGGTGGCTGAACGCTTCAAGTCCTCTTACGGCCTCTTCGTGCCTATAGGCAGGCTCAAGCACAATCCTTCCCTCCAACGACGAAGCAAGCCCCCCTTGACGAGGAATGCCGAACTTCGATGTCAGCGGCGAACGGAAGAAAGCTATTGGCTCTATGTTCATTATCCTATATATTTTCCAGAGCGGTCGAAAAGCACCTTGTCAAAGGTGACAAGGCAGATAATGACAGTCAACAGACAGCAGGCAAACGACACACACGTTGCCACCATCACCACCACTACAGCTACTATAGGCGACACGCCACCAAGCAATAATCCACAGAGTAATAGTGGCAACGCCATAGCCACAGGGCGTGTCATGCGGTAAAGCAACGGGACGACAGCCCCACGAAGTGCACGCTTCACGCTTGGCATTATAGCTTCATTATGATTAGCGCCGTTAGCCAGCATATACTGGATATGTTCCTGCGTGTTAGCGAGGCTTCCTGTATAGCTTCTTATAGCCGATGATACAGACTTTATCATCATGCCTGCCAACAGAGCCTGCGACACGATAATCGCCACATGGCTCTCAACAGGCAGTGTAAGAGTAATAATTCCACATCCAATTATCATGGCGAGAAACTCTGAAAGCGCAACATACCAGTAAAGTTTCTTTGCAGGAACATGAGCTTTACGCAATGTGAGCAATGCAGTAACAGCCACCAATGGCAGCGACCACAGCAGGCTCGCCCACCATTGTCCGACCTTGAAGAGTCCCATGATATACAGACACGCCACGACCAGGCTCAGGGTATAATATATCAGAACACGTCCCATGCGCGAAGCCATACGCTTGTCCAACATTATGAACAGGCCTCCGCAACAAGCCATCATCACTACTACGATGGCAACGCCCAACAAAGAAATATCACTTAACTGCATAATTAATATCTCAGTTTATATTTCCACCACCTGGTCGGCAGCACTAATTATCTCGTCCTCGTCACTTGTTACGACTACCACCTTTCCCTGTTTTGCAAGATTCTTCAAATAGCCACTCGTCTCTTTGGGAGGATTATCCACAAGCAGAATCTTCTTGTCCAGCAACACTGCAACAGCAAGCAACTGTACACGCCCATCACTGACATCGGCACCCGTTCTGCGCATCTCCTCGCCCAATATACCGTTCGATATAGGTATATCCCTGTTTGCTTTCAGGCTAAACACATCCTGCACCGTAGGTGGCTCGTACTTCGTCACCTCTCCAAGCGTGGTAAGGCGCTCTGGAGCATAAGCCATAAGCTCGCGAAACGATTGTGCCGTGCGTTCCGTCAGTGGCTCGCCGTCTATGCACACATATCCGTGAGAGATGTGACTGAAGCCCTGGATGGCAAGCAGCCATCGAGTCCTGCTGGCAGCAGTACCGCCAGTAATGCACATCAGCTCTCCAGAGCTCGCCATAAACGAAAGCGTGTGACTTTCGTTCTCTGTCAGCACATCATTGAGTTCAAGAATCATTACT from Prevotella sp. E13-27 carries:
- the smpB gene encoding SsrA-binding protein SmpB, which gives rise to MNKTEQELRKKSPVQIKNKKAAFEYFFIEEFTAGIVLTGTEIKSIRLGKASLVDTYCTIINNELWVKGMSVSPYFYGSYNNHEMKRDRKLLLTRREIQRLASATKQTGYTIVPTLVFIDQNGRAKMDLALCKGKKAFDKRQTLKEKEDRREMDRAMKNY
- the metH gene encoding methionine synthase, with the translated sequence MKRLFEIIKERVLILDGAMGTVIQEYGLNESDFRAERFIDTVGTMKGNNDILCLTRPDIISDIHERYLKAGANIITTNTFNAQRISQGDYHMESFAREMNLEGARLARKAADKYSTDEQSRFVAGSVGPTNKTCSMSPDVSDPAARELTYDELFEAYTEQMEALIEGGVDTLLIETIFDSLNAKVAIDAAMQAMKHMGRELPIMLSVTVSDLAGRTLSGQTLDAFLASVDSYPIFSIGLNCSFGAQQMKPFLKELAQRAPYYISAYPNAGLPNSMGLYDETPETMAPQIGEFIDEGLVNIVGGCCGTTPAFIKRYVPLTIGKQPHKPAPIPQNLWLSGLDMLELTSDILFVNVGERCNVAGSRKFLRLIKEKKYDEAISIARNQTSDGALVIDINMDDGMLNAREEMVTFLNMIAGEPDIAKVPFMLDSSDWQVIVSGLKCVQGKCIVNSISLKEGEEVFKSHARDVMRYGAAVVVMCFDEEGQATTYERRIAIAERAYHILTQQVGMNPQNIIFDPNILAIATGMEEHDSYALDFIRATKWIRENLPGAHVSGGVSNLSFSFRGNNYIREAMHAVFLYHAIQAGMDFGIVNPATKIQYADIPQEELDIIEDVVLNRKKGAAERLINLAAQLNAAEAASKGSSSDNNSGIATSGAEDKSSVEKAPLSERLSQALIRGIGDNLEADLNEALKEYPRAVDIIEGPLMAGMNEVGKRFGEGKMFLPQVVKTARTMKQAVAILQPHIEAQQTSGTKKAGKVLLATVKGDVHDIGKNIVAVVMACNNYEVIDMGVMVPAEQIVKKALEEKVDIIGLSGLITPSLEEMVNVARELQHAGISIPIMIGGATTSELHVALKIAPVYGGPVIWMKDASQNPIVAARLMSDEKAIEQEMNDTYEHLRQEYDSQQQELTSLEEARKKKPNLWE
- a CDS encoding HAD family hydrolase; translated protein: MSDNKIKTVMFDLGGVIMTLSPEQAVRRFKELGLEDAERQLDSYCQSGIFGDLECGKISAETFRQELSKMIGREVSHEECRHAWLGYMNELPERNLLFLKQLRNMGYRVLLLSNTNPFMMSWVNTTQLPELMDKFYLSYEMKMMKPNEQVFRHVLMEEKSFPHEILFVDDGPRNVAAASQLGMRTLCPENGEDWTNDVLRLLNEE
- a CDS encoding glycoside hydrolase family 10 protein — translated: MNYRIALLSIVMSFIVLFGAQAQKKRDMRGAWIQCVNGQFERMGTEKMQQTLTYQLDELQKTGVNTIIFQVRPECDALYESDIEPWSRFLTGVQGKAPSPYWDPLKWMIEQCHKRDMELHAWINPYRAKTKGTSVLAPNHIASKHPELCFNYDGLTILNPGIAENRDFICDVVRDIVNRYDIDGLHIDDYFYPYPVAGLDIPDDKQYAANSNGISDRGDWRRHNVSLFIKQLYETVHEIKPWVKVGISPFGIYRNKKSSPIGSNTNGLQNYDQLYADILLWVNNGWLDYCVPQIYWEIGNKAADYETLIRWWNQHAGKRPLIIGEDVERTVKHADLHNPNTHQQAAKYKLHNELPNVNGTVLWYAKMAVDNPGSYSTMLRKKYWAHPSLQPSMTFIDKTAPKKPRKVKAVWTSDGYMLFWTAPKGKGWKNTATQYAVYCFEKGEKVNLDNASKIVAVTSKTFFKLPYEDGKKKYVYVVTALNRIHNESKSVTKTIKL
- a CDS encoding Rid family hydrolase; this encodes MNRTILLDNARAEIFEFNNSTDVTEYHIMIHADEGTFQQQLDAVLDAYRYVREQELSGATAVFKRYFLSDAANQADEVLMADVSDCAKSIIEQAPLDGSKIALWTYLMTNVTTRQLPSGLCEVAHGAFRHLWNASAHNTAINSEYQTRLLFNEYIMQLAQEGCTLADNCIRTWLFVNDVDVNYPGVVKARNTVFYTQGLTNDTHFIASTGIGGRQQDANVLTQMDNYAIAGISKEQITYLYAPTHLNRTSDYGVSFERGTRIDYADRSHVFISGTASINNKGQIEHPKDIVKQTHRMWDNVETLLKEADCDYNDVGVMIVYLRDIADYKLVNKLYEERFPDKPRVIVHAPVCRSGWLVEMECMAVKATNDKKLPSF
- the tsaA gene encoding tRNA (N6-threonylcarbamoyladenosine(37)-N6)-methyltransferase TrmO encodes the protein MNIEPIAFFRSPLTSKFGIPRQGGLASSLEGRIVLEPAYRHEEAVRGLEAFSHLWLIWEFSANSHESSGLTVRPPRLGGNERVGVFASRSPFRPNRLGLTSVEISRVDNDCANAPVIWVKGADLMDGTPIYDIKPYVAYADCHPEAKSGFVDKTEWKRLEVVVPEAIEKQFSTEDMEGLKEVLSFDPRPQYHDDPTRVYGMPFAGKDVRFRVVDERVEVVEIRPVRNSSGNK
- a CDS encoding ABC transporter permease, which gives rise to MQLSDISLLGVAIVVVMMACCGGLFIMLDKRMASRMGRVLIYYTLSLVVACLYIMGLFKVGQWWASLLWSLPLVAVTALLTLRKAHVPAKKLYWYVALSEFLAMIIGCGIITLTLPVESHVAIIVSQALLAGMMIKSVSSAIRSYTGSLANTQEHIQYMLANGANHNEAIMPSVKRALRGAVVPLLYRMTRPVAMALPLLLCGLLLGGVSPIVAVVVVMVATCVSFACCLLTVIICLVTFDKVLFDRSGKYIG
- a CDS encoding ATP-binding cassette domain-containing protein, whose translation is MILELNDVLTENESHTLSFMASSGELMCITGGTAASRTRWLLAIQGFSHISHGYVCIDGEPLTERTAQSFRELMAYAPERLTTLGEVTKYEPPTVQDVFSLKANRDIPISNGILGEEMRRTGADVSDGRVQLLAVAVLLDKKILLVDNPPKETSGYLKNLAKQGKVVVVTSDEDEIISAADQVVEI